A stretch of Halococcus sediminicola DNA encodes these proteins:
- a CDS encoding toxin-antitoxin system TumE family protein, producing MTDDGTPEVAYEKRKVVQPGTLVRYKFIYPANAERYPPGVCYALHYGVTDPAHPSSEVEWPVGPEQGTMLRYDNDHGDGTHHRHVDGDLDPDYEFPGSLAAIYERFFEETGIEPFGPSPEEYDI from the coding sequence ATGACTGATGATGGGACACCAGAAGTGGCATACGAGAAGCGGAAGGTGGTACAGCCGGGAACGCTTGTCCGATACAAGTTTATCTATCCGGCAAACGCTGAGCGATACCCACCCGGAGTGTGCTATGCGCTCCACTACGGTGTCACCGACCCGGCCCACCCGTCCTCCGAAGTTGAGTGGCCGGTCGGTCCCGAACAGGGTACGATGCTCCGCTACGACAACGACCACGGAGATGGAACGCATCATCGGCATGTCGACGGCGACCTCGATCCCGACTACGAGTTTCCCGGCTCGTTGGCGGCGATCTACGAGCGATTCTTCGAGGAAACAGGAATTGAGCCGTTCGGACCATCGCCAGAGGAGTACGACATATGA
- a CDS encoding redox-regulated ATPase YchF: MLSLALAGKPNAGKSTFFAAATMTDVDVAGYPFTTIDPNRGVSHVRTDCPCLARDERCGDENCHDGKRYVPIELLDVAGLVPGAHEGRGLGNQFLDELTSADVILNVVDASGGTNAEGEPIEIGAHDPAEDVDFVTEEIERWLAGIVARNWESIERQSRSPGFDIDESLAEMLTGVGASEAAIAATLREIDYPAAPREWTDDHRRALARDIRARTKPLVIVANKADVAPDGNVEHLEELAETIPASAEGERALRRGVEGGAIDYDPGDADFAIAGDLTDAQRARLDELRELMVTYGGTGVQRALDTAVYDLLDHITVYPVQNETKWTDGQGNVLPDAFLLPSGSTPLDLAYAVHSDIGEGYLHAVDARSNRRIGDDHELEEGDVVKIVSTAN, from the coding sequence ATGCTCTCGCTCGCGCTCGCCGGCAAGCCGAACGCCGGCAAATCTACCTTTTTCGCCGCCGCGACGATGACCGACGTCGACGTCGCGGGCTATCCGTTCACGACGATCGACCCGAATCGTGGAGTGTCCCACGTGCGCACCGACTGTCCCTGTCTCGCGCGCGACGAGCGCTGTGGCGACGAAAACTGTCACGACGGCAAACGATACGTCCCGATCGAACTGCTCGACGTCGCGGGGCTGGTGCCGGGCGCACACGAAGGGCGCGGACTGGGCAATCAGTTCCTCGACGAACTCACGAGCGCCGACGTCATCCTGAACGTCGTCGATGCCTCCGGCGGAACCAATGCGGAGGGCGAACCCATCGAAATCGGTGCCCACGACCCCGCCGAGGACGTGGACTTCGTCACCGAGGAGATCGAGCGCTGGCTCGCGGGCATCGTCGCACGCAACTGGGAATCGATCGAGCGCCAGTCGCGCTCGCCGGGCTTCGACATCGACGAGTCGCTCGCCGAGATGCTCACGGGCGTCGGCGCGAGCGAGGCGGCGATCGCCGCGACGCTGCGCGAAATCGACTATCCCGCCGCCCCGCGCGAGTGGACCGACGACCACCGGCGCGCACTGGCTCGCGACATCCGCGCGCGCACCAAGCCGTTGGTGATCGTGGCGAACAAGGCTGACGTCGCGCCCGACGGCAACGTCGAGCACCTCGAAGAACTGGCCGAGACGATTCCGGCGAGCGCCGAGGGCGAGCGCGCGCTGCGCCGCGGCGTCGAGGGCGGGGCCATCGACTACGACCCTGGCGACGCCGATTTCGCCATTGCTGGTGACCTCACGGACGCACAGCGCGCACGGCTCGACGAACTGCGGGAACTCATGGTGACTTACGGGGGGACGGGCGTTCAGCGCGCGCTCGATACCGCCGTCTACGACCTGCTCGACCACATTACTGTCTACCCCGTCCAGAACGAGACGAAGTGGACCGACGGACAGGGCAACGTCCTGCCCGACGCCTTCTTGCTGCCGAGCGGCTCGACGCCGCTCGATCTGGCCTACGCCGTCCACTCGGACATCGGCGAGGGGTACCTGCACGCCGTGGACGCACGCTCGAACCGGCGCATCGGCGACGACCACGAGTTAGAAGAGGGTGACGTGGTGAAGATCGTGAGTACGGCGAACTGA
- a CDS encoding AzlC family ABC transporter permease, producing MAEAESAVEPPTEADPDPDGEAVTFTLAGVREGFITGFPVAVGVAGYGVVFGVIAGRAGLSVAEAALMSATVLAGAAQLIGVELWADSIPAATVIATVGIVNLRYLLMGAALRPWFRHLSPRAAYGSVFFTADENWALTIANLRSGSKQGAFLLGSGLVLWLLWVLSTVLGVTAGDLLGAPEQYGLDFVLTALFLTLAVGLWEGRASIRPWLAAAGVALVANLALPGEWYVIVGALAGAGVRMVEYE from the coding sequence GTGGCTGAAGCGGAGTCGGCGGTCGAGCCGCCGACGGAGGCAGACCCCGACCCCGACGGCGAGGCGGTAACGTTCACGCTCGCGGGCGTCCGTGAGGGGTTTATTACTGGATTTCCGGTCGCGGTCGGCGTCGCGGGCTACGGCGTCGTCTTCGGCGTCATCGCGGGTCGGGCCGGGCTGAGCGTCGCTGAGGCCGCGCTGATGAGCGCGACCGTGCTCGCGGGGGCTGCCCAGCTCATCGGGGTCGAACTCTGGGCCGATTCGATCCCGGCAGCGACCGTCATCGCCACGGTCGGGATCGTCAACCTCCGCTATCTGCTGATGGGCGCGGCGCTCCGGCCGTGGTTTCGCCACCTCTCGCCGCGGGCAGCGTATGGAAGCGTCTTCTTCACCGCTGACGAGAACTGGGCGCTCACCATCGCAAATCTCCGCTCGGGCAGCAAACAGGGCGCGTTCCTGCTCGGCAGCGGACTCGTGCTCTGGCTGCTATGGGTCCTTTCGACTGTTCTCGGCGTGACCGCCGGCGACCTGCTCGGCGCACCCGAACAGTACGGACTGGATTTCGTGCTCACGGCCCTGTTCCTCACGCTCGCGGTCGGTCTCTGGGAGGGCCGTGCGTCGATTCGACCGTGGCTCGCGGCCGCCGGCGTCGCGCTCGTCGCCAACCTCGCCCTCCCCGGCGAGTGGTACGTCATCGTCGGCGCGCTCGCGGGAGCCGGCGTGCGGATGGTGGAGTATGAGTGA
- a CDS encoding phosphotransferase family protein, translating into MSELVEHVTDDALPDRPIETVELQNTRPGNEAALVTFVDGDSVYVKTATDTTERLTREIAATQYAEAHCSVGTPSIVAANSTADLPYLVTEPMPGTVLNDPWMDGADREPLVRQVGRQIAEVHDAEFDQPGIITGGDASGLNLTDTTWTETLCNTIEWRAQDWFADRFSDLPGRLIDTIQAVNPTLDGITPTLIHGDPSRINVYLDPDGLLDWERALVGDPAFGLVEATFHHLGQPDVSEDERSALRSVLYDGYRERAGALPTGLEEKRALYRAMANLLIPQAFNDWASSAESQDELAAEVREDFESRLDQARKVAS; encoded by the coding sequence ATGAGTGAATTAGTCGAGCATGTCACAGATGATGCATTGCCCGATCGCCCGATAGAAACTGTCGAACTGCAAAATACTCGTCCAGGGAACGAGGCCGCTCTGGTTACCTTTGTAGACGGTGATTCGGTCTACGTAAAGACGGCAACCGATACCACCGAACGACTTACGCGTGAGATCGCAGCGACACAGTATGCAGAAGCTCACTGTTCGGTCGGAACGCCCTCAATCGTAGCCGCTAATTCAACTGCCGATCTTCCGTATCTCGTGACGGAGCCAATGCCCGGAACAGTTCTAAATGACCCGTGGATGGATGGGGCTGACCGGGAGCCGCTGGTCAGGCAAGTCGGACGTCAGATTGCCGAAGTCCATGACGCTGAATTTGACCAGCCAGGAATCATCACAGGAGGAGATGCTTCGGGGCTGAATTTGACAGATACCACATGGACGGAAACGCTTTGTAATACTATCGAATGGCGTGCTCAGGACTGGTTTGCCGACCGATTCAGTGATCTTCCGGGCCGACTTATCGACACGATTCAAGCGGTGAACCCGACGCTTGATGGAATCACACCGACGCTCATCCATGGCGACCCGAGCCGTATTAATGTCTATCTCGATCCAGATGGACTTCTCGACTGGGAGCGAGCACTCGTGGGTGACCCAGCGTTCGGATTAGTCGAGGCAACGTTCCACCACCTCGGGCAACCGGATGTCTCAGAAGACGAGCGGTCGGCCCTTCGGTCTGTACTCTATGACGGCTATCGGGAGCGTGCAGGTGCTCTTCCAACCGGACTCGAAGAAAAACGTGCCCTGTACCGGGCGATGGCGAATCTACTCATCCCCCAAGCGTTCAACGACTGGGCATCATCAGCTGAGTCACAGGATGAGCTCGCTGCTGAGGTTCGCGAAGATTTCGAGTCCCGGCTAGACCAGGCACGTAAAGTAGCATCATAG
- a CDS encoding formate/nitrite transporter family protein: MSSESPAIGGSDTDRDERARRRRIREFLDRSRSGAPAAGEAIRDRFSGDEVFERVVATASYEFSCSDRQLFLSGLAAGLSITLSFLTRATVVATIPGAAGEALSYLLYPIGFVFIVIGGYQLFTENTLTPVTLVLTRIASVPLLFRVWGIVLAANLLGAVFGAFLLAETPIFGASAARAATDIGAHAVETSWFGLFFKGIIAGWLVAGMVWLTHAVRESVARVLLVIFIMALVPANGLFHCIIATCEVFYLVFQGSVGLLTALFGVTLPITIGNTVGGVILVALLNYGHTQNSSLDESEQHDFKLQWFEWLFEQSPRDIETDGGRQE, translated from the coding sequence ATGAGTTCCGAGTCGCCGGCCATCGGGGGGTCGGATACAGACCGGGACGAGCGCGCCCGTCGGCGTCGCATCCGGGAGTTCCTCGACCGCTCGCGCAGCGGCGCGCCAGCGGCGGGCGAGGCGATTCGTGACCGTTTTTCGGGCGACGAGGTTTTCGAGCGCGTCGTCGCAACAGCCTCCTACGAGTTCAGCTGTAGCGACCGCCAGCTGTTCTTGAGTGGACTCGCCGCGGGCTTGTCGATTACCCTGTCGTTTCTCACGCGCGCGACGGTGGTGGCCACGATTCCCGGCGCGGCGGGCGAGGCGTTGAGCTACCTGCTCTATCCCATTGGCTTCGTCTTCATCGTCATCGGCGGCTACCAGCTGTTCACCGAGAACACGCTTACCCCGGTGACGCTCGTGTTGACCCGCATCGCCAGCGTCCCGCTGCTCTTTCGCGTCTGGGGTATCGTGCTCGCGGCGAACCTCCTCGGGGCGGTGTTCGGCGCGTTCTTGCTGGCTGAGACACCGATTTTCGGGGCGAGTGCGGCCCGCGCCGCGACCGACATCGGCGCGCACGCGGTCGAGACCTCGTGGTTCGGGCTCTTTTTCAAGGGCATCATCGCGGGGTGGCTCGTCGCGGGCATGGTCTGGCTCACCCACGCCGTCCGGGAGTCCGTCGCCCGCGTCCTGCTCGTGATCTTCATCATGGCGCTCGTCCCGGCGAACGGCCTCTTTCACTGCATCATTGCGACGTGTGAGGTGTTCTACCTCGTCTTTCAGGGCAGTGTCGGTCTCCTCACCGCGTTGTTCGGCGTGACCCTGCCCATCACCATCGGCAACACCGTCGGCGGGGTGATCCTCGTCGCGCTGTTGAACTACGGTCATACCCAGAACAGTTCGCTCGACGAGAGCGAACAGCACGATTTCAAGCTCCAGTGGTTCGAGTGGCTCTTCGAGCAGTCGCCGCGGGATATCGAGACCGACGGCGGTCGCCAAGAGTGA
- a CDS encoding AzlD family protein gives MSDVLALDPGVVAVILGMALVTYATKAGGLWLVGRVDLSARAEAGLDVLPGAVVVAFVAPALADGGVPEWVAAGATVAVAHKTGSLLLSLGVGVGTVLLVRGVV, from the coding sequence ATGAGTGACGTGCTCGCGCTCGACCCCGGCGTCGTCGCGGTCATCCTCGGGATGGCGCTCGTCACCTACGCCACCAAGGCCGGCGGTCTCTGGCTGGTCGGCCGCGTCGACCTCTCGGCGCGCGCCGAGGCCGGCTTGGACGTGTTGCCGGGTGCGGTCGTCGTCGCGTTCGTCGCGCCCGCGCTCGCGGATGGCGGCGTCCCCGAGTGGGTCGCCGCCGGCGCAACCGTCGCCGTCGCGCACAAAACGGGGAGTCTGTTGCTGTCACTCGGCGTTGGCGTCGGAACTGTGCTACTGGTCAGAGGAGTTGTCTGA
- the cysE gene encoding serine O-acetyltransferase: MPSIVERLREDIETALAKDPAAKSALEVVLAYPGVHALWAHRLSHACWNRGLELFARTLSHLTRFLTGVEIHPGADIGRRCFIDHGAGVVVGETTAIGDDVMLYQGVTLGGDTLEDEKRHPTLEDGATVGANATLLGPITIGEGASVGAGSVVLESVPPNCTVVGNPAKLVGDCLDDEGIELGNEFAE, encoded by the coding sequence ATGCCATCGATAGTCGAGCGCCTCAGAGAGGACATCGAAACGGCGCTGGCGAAGGACCCGGCCGCCAAGAGCGCGCTCGAAGTCGTGCTCGCCTATCCGGGCGTCCACGCCCTCTGGGCACACCGGCTCAGCCACGCCTGCTGGAACCGTGGTCTCGAACTGTTCGCCAGAACCCTCTCGCATCTCACCCGATTCCTGACCGGCGTCGAAATCCATCCCGGGGCCGATATCGGCCGGCGCTGTTTCATCGACCACGGTGCGGGCGTCGTCGTCGGCGAGACCACGGCCATCGGCGACGACGTAATGTTATATCAGGGCGTGACGCTGGGCGGCGACACGCTCGAAGACGAGAAGCGCCACCCGACACTTGAGGACGGCGCGACGGTCGGGGCGAACGCCACCCTCTTGGGCCCGATCACCATTGGCGAGGGCGCGAGCGTCGGGGCCGGCTCGGTCGTGCTCGAATCCGTGCCGCCGAACTGCACCGTCGTCGGCAACCCCGCGAAACTCGTCGGTGACTGTCTCGACGACGAGGGAATCGAACTCGGCAACGAGTTCGCCGAGTAG
- a CDS encoding DUF5800 family protein has product MTALSFDEQGVDVVYEGTEFRLERALIEEATDKSYPDVTDHEVLQIVEPNPNLSGEPKRIGDITA; this is encoded by the coding sequence ATGACCGCACTATCCTTCGACGAGCAGGGCGTCGACGTCGTCTACGAGGGCACGGAGTTCCGCCTCGAACGTGCGCTCATCGAGGAGGCCACCGACAAATCGTATCCCGACGTCACCGACCACGAGGTCCTCCAGATCGTCGAGCCAAACCCGAACCTCTCGGGAGAGCCGAAACGCATCGGCGACATCACCGCCTGA
- a CDS encoding polymer-forming cytoskeletal protein produces the protein MSFRSDPLAELVVPDGTTVEEHAIVTDSDVIIGTQSTIALGVRGRNVVAGEQVTFEGDIEANSDCRLDMWCTVDGNVLVGENAYIGERVEIDGQLVVAGDLDIGDDVEISEGFDANGWIVIRNPVPTLMFLFTYLTHLLHLGEEEMAEDVLSEVFEGHDDQPVVIPKNATVGDDAWRVSTPARVGEGCRLHGNLRAESIAVGEDSELFGSLRARESITVERGTTIHGDVTTRGGSVEIAAEAHVRGDIACEQLRLHEGAVVEGAMRARGEMTIVQERGRPSERSGESDRDVSKPTGEPVDGANGDEPAQPAGERAESDESKGSFTSLE, from the coding sequence GTGTCGTTTCGCTCGGACCCGCTCGCCGAACTCGTCGTTCCAGACGGGACGACGGTCGAAGAGCACGCCATCGTGACCGATTCGGATGTGATAATCGGCACACAGAGCACGATCGCGCTCGGCGTGCGCGGGCGGAACGTCGTCGCCGGTGAGCAGGTGACCTTCGAGGGCGATATCGAGGCCAACTCCGATTGCCGGCTCGATATGTGGTGTACGGTCGACGGCAACGTCCTCGTCGGCGAGAACGCCTACATCGGCGAGCGCGTCGAGATCGACGGCCAACTCGTCGTTGCTGGCGACCTCGACATCGGCGACGACGTCGAGATTTCGGAGGGGTTCGACGCCAACGGCTGGATCGTCATCCGTAACCCCGTGCCGACGCTGATGTTTCTCTTTACGTATCTCACCCACCTCCTCCACCTGGGCGAGGAGGAGATGGCCGAGGACGTGCTCTCGGAGGTGTTCGAGGGCCACGACGACCAGCCAGTGGTGATTCCGAAAAACGCCACCGTCGGCGATGACGCGTGGCGCGTCTCGACGCCCGCTCGCGTCGGCGAGGGCTGTCGGCTCCACGGCAACCTCCGTGCCGAGTCCATCGCCGTGGGCGAAGACAGCGAACTGTTCGGCAGCCTCCGGGCGCGCGAGTCCATCACCGTCGAGCGGGGTACAACCATCCACGGCGACGTGACGACCCGCGGCGGGTCGGTCGAGATCGCCGCGGAGGCCCACGTCCGCGGTGACATCGCGTGCGAGCAGCTTCGCCTCCACGAGGGTGCGGTCGTCGAGGGAGCGATGCGGGCCCGCGGCGAGATGACCATCGTCCAGGAGCGCGGTCGCCCGTCCGAGCGCTCGGGAGAGAGCGACCGCGACGTCAGTAAACCGACCGGCGAGCCGGTCGACGGTGCGAACGGCGACGAGCCGGCGCAACCGGCCGGCGAGCGGGCGGAATCGGACGAATCGAAAGGCAGTTTCACCTCGCTCGAGTAA
- a CDS encoding DUF7111 family protein produces MTDDSAEANGVTARYTETDTERVLAFGADGSTAAIAQNRDGYAMLKVRPTVEGDELERYYGFEMALDHAAELLGTSPHDLPVPESAADMGM; encoded by the coding sequence ATGACCGACGACAGCGCCGAGGCGAACGGCGTTACGGCTCGTTACACCGAGACCGACACCGAGCGCGTGCTCGCGTTCGGGGCGGATGGGAGCACTGCTGCCATCGCACAGAACCGGGACGGGTACGCGATGCTCAAAGTCAGGCCCACAGTCGAGGGCGACGAACTCGAACGATATTATGGATTCGAGATGGCGCTCGACCACGCCGCCGAACTGTTGGGGACTTCCCCGCACGACCTCCCCGTCCCCGAATCGGCCGCCGATATGGGGATGTGA
- a CDS encoding acyl-CoA dehydrogenase produces the protein MDFSLSAEQKQIKEMVAEFTDEEIKPRAADIDHDDEFPHDLVREMGDLGLMGMPFPEEYGGAGLDYHSYAIGLEHIARGSGGLGTIVAAHISLAGNMLYEFGSHEQKEEYLTPLAEGTDVGAFALSEAGAGSDVPAMETTAEKDGDEYVIDGGKLWISNGSVADTVTLFAKTDPDAGNKGISSFIVRPDEDDGFHVEGTEDKLGDKGCPTAELRFSEMRIPEERRLGEEGRGFVHALKTLNGGRITIAARGVGIAQAALDEALRYSQDREQFDQPIADFQTIQHKLADMDTKLQAARLLMHQAADLKIRGEEFRKESAQAKLYASEISREVANEGIQIHGGYGYTKDFPAERFYRDAKLNEIYEGTSEVLRNTIAQNLLD, from the coding sequence ATGGACTTCAGTCTCTCGGCCGAGCAAAAACAGATCAAGGAGATGGTCGCGGAGTTCACCGACGAGGAGATCAAACCCCGCGCCGCCGACATCGACCACGACGACGAATTCCCGCACGACCTCGTGCGCGAGATGGGCGACCTCGGATTGATGGGGATGCCCTTCCCCGAGGAGTACGGGGGCGCGGGACTCGATTATCACTCCTACGCCATCGGACTCGAACATATCGCGCGCGGCTCCGGTGGACTCGGAACCATCGTCGCCGCCCACATCAGCCTCGCGGGCAACATGCTCTACGAGTTCGGGAGCCACGAGCAAAAGGAGGAGTACCTGACGCCGCTCGCCGAGGGAACGGACGTCGGCGCGTTCGCACTTTCCGAGGCCGGCGCGGGTAGCGACGTGCCCGCGATGGAAACCACCGCCGAAAAAGACGGTGACGAGTACGTCATCGACGGCGGCAAGCTCTGGATCTCCAACGGTTCGGTGGCTGATACAGTAACCCTGTTCGCCAAAACCGATCCCGATGCCGGCAACAAAGGGATTTCCTCCTTTATCGTCCGGCCCGACGAGGACGACGGCTTCCACGTCGAGGGTACCGAGGACAAACTCGGCGACAAAGGCTGTCCGACCGCCGAACTTCGGTTTTCGGAGATGCGCATCCCCGAGGAGCGACGGCTCGGCGAGGAAGGGCGCGGGTTCGTCCACGCGCTCAAAACCCTGAACGGTGGACGCATCACCATCGCCGCCCGTGGAGTGGGTATCGCACAGGCAGCCCTCGACGAGGCGCTGCGCTACTCCCAGGACCGCGAGCAGTTCGACCAGCCCATTGCCGACTTCCAGACCATCCAGCACAAACTCGCCGACATGGACACCAAACTGCAGGCGGCGCGCCTGCTGATGCACCAAGCTGCCGATTTGAAGATTCGTGGTGAGGAGTTCAGAAAGGAGTCCGCACAGGCGAAACTCTACGCCAGCGAGATCTCCCGAGAAGTCGCCAACGAGGGCATCCAGATTCACGGCGGCTACGGCTACACGAAGGATTTCCCCGCAGAGCGTTTCTATCGGGACGCCAAACTCAACGAGATCTACGAGGGAACGAGCGAAGTCCTGCGCAACACCATCGCGCAGAACTTGCTGGATTAG
- a CDS encoding HVO_A0114 family putative DNA-binding protein, whose protein sequence is MTENDTDDEHMTESEEHAGTYPDSVTEEWARTLRVTVESDERSDETETSHPTISFPDVDTVTGVFTDSTLALLRALNMHKPASIREAARLVDRDKKNVYDQLRRLAAYGVVEFVEDGNAKRPVVPYDEIMFDFAVSLSSSDRESADDPAIA, encoded by the coding sequence ATGACTGAGAACGACACCGATGACGAACACATGACCGAGAGCGAGGAGCACGCTGGAACGTACCCAGATTCCGTCACTGAGGAGTGGGCACGAACACTGCGTGTGACCGTCGAGTCCGACGAGCGGAGTGATGAAACTGAAACCTCACATCCAACCATCTCGTTTCCCGATGTGGATACCGTGACTGGAGTGTTCACTGATTCCACGCTCGCGCTCCTGCGCGCGCTCAATATGCATAAGCCAGCGAGTATTCGCGAGGCGGCACGGTTGGTGGATCGAGACAAGAAGAACGTCTATGACCAGCTCCGAAGACTAGCTGCCTACGGCGTTGTCGAGTTCGTCGAAGATGGAAACGCGAAGCGGCCGGTAGTTCCCTATGACGAGATTATGTTTGACTTTGCGGTGTCGCTTAGTTCCTCCGACAGGGAGAGCGCCGACGACCCTGCTATAGCTTGA
- a CDS encoding acetate--CoA ligase: MDVDDAIDPPPAFRKQATLTSDPRECFSNEWPDAWDAAGDLLDWFKSYEAVLDDETPPFKWFDGGKLNASHECLDRHLDERKNHLAIRWEGQLGETRTYTYLDLHREVNEFAAALRERGVEADDVVTLYLPVVPELVVGMLACARLGAPHNVVSAGFSADALATRMERADSSFLVTCDGYYRRGDAVNQKRRADNARLTIDHDLEATVVVERLGDTQLGTNQYDYNQLLAANAGCEVEPVARDSMETLFLIYTSGTTGEPKSVAHTTGGYLAHVAWTARNVLDIDPTDTYWCSTDIGWITGHSYIVYGPLALGTTTMLYEGTADHLQKDRIFSIIEHNAVDVLYTAPTVIRSFMKWGQEYPARHDLSSLRLLGTVGKPIDPRAWGWYYEHVGDESCPIVDTWWQTETGAILVSTLPGVDRMKPGSAGPPLPGIDATVVGPAGNELPAGETGVLAVRTPWPGMPRELAEATDWGASAAAGDEWCYLAGDEAIVDGDGYIRVLGRTDDAITIANQRIGVAEIESVVVSVEDVAEAAVVGVDHSTRETSIYAYVSPVAQHAGDDALHEAVIAAVEKTIGPVASPERVIFTPELPKTRSGKIMRRLLESVANDEDYGDISALRNPEVVGELDSDGDRVSDK; encoded by the coding sequence ATGGACGTCGACGACGCGATTGACCCGCCACCTGCGTTCCGCAAACAGGCTACCCTCACAAGTGATCCTCGTGAGTGCTTCAGCAACGAGTGGCCCGATGCGTGGGACGCCGCCGGCGACCTTCTCGATTGGTTCAAATCGTATGAGGCAGTTCTTGACGACGAGACACCACCGTTCAAATGGTTTGATGGTGGAAAGCTCAACGCTAGTCACGAGTGTCTCGACCGCCATCTCGATGAACGGAAAAATCACCTTGCGATCCGGTGGGAGGGACAGCTTGGCGAGACGCGCACCTATACCTACCTCGACCTTCATCGCGAGGTCAACGAGTTCGCGGCGGCCCTCCGCGAGCGCGGTGTCGAGGCGGACGACGTCGTCACTCTCTATCTGCCGGTGGTCCCCGAACTGGTTGTGGGAATGCTTGCCTGTGCACGCCTCGGTGCACCGCATAACGTCGTTTCTGCGGGCTTTTCCGCTGATGCACTGGCGACGCGAATGGAGCGTGCCGATTCGAGCTTCCTTGTAACTTGTGACGGATACTACCGACGCGGTGACGCGGTCAACCAGAAGCGCCGTGCGGACAACGCTCGATTGACCATCGATCATGACCTCGAGGCCACTGTTGTCGTCGAGCGACTCGGTGACACCCAACTCGGAACCAACCAGTACGATTACAATCAGCTGCTTGCTGCCAACGCCGGGTGTGAGGTCGAACCGGTCGCCCGCGACTCAATGGAGACTTTATTTTTGATCTACACCTCCGGGACAACTGGGGAGCCGAAATCCGTCGCGCACACCACCGGTGGCTATCTTGCTCACGTTGCGTGGACCGCGCGTAACGTGCTTGATATCGATCCTACGGACACATACTGGTGTTCGACCGATATCGGCTGGATTACTGGCCACTCCTATATCGTCTACGGGCCGCTCGCGCTTGGCACGACAACCATGCTCTATGAGGGAACCGCCGATCATCTTCAGAAAGATCGGATTTTCTCGATCATCGAACACAACGCTGTCGATGTGCTCTACACTGCACCGACTGTGATTCGATCGTTCATGAAGTGGGGCCAGGAGTACCCTGCTCGCCATGACCTCTCGAGTCTCCGACTACTCGGCACTGTCGGAAAACCCATCGATCCGCGCGCGTGGGGGTGGTACTACGAACACGTAGGTGACGAATCATGCCCAATCGTTGATACGTGGTGGCAGACCGAGACGGGAGCCATCCTCGTCTCGACGCTGCCCGGTGTCGACAGGATGAAACCCGGCTCCGCCGGGCCGCCGTTGCCGGGGATCGACGCCACCGTCGTTGGTCCAGCTGGCAATGAACTGCCAGCCGGCGAGACGGGTGTGCTCGCAGTTCGGACGCCATGGCCGGGGATGCCCCGGGAGCTTGCGGAAGCGACTGATTGGGGGGCTAGCGCCGCTGCAGGCGACGAATGGTGTTATCTGGCGGGCGACGAGGCAATTGTCGACGGTGACGGCTATATCCGCGTCCTTGGTCGGACGGACGATGCCATTACCATTGCCAATCAGCGAATCGGGGTCGCGGAAATCGAAAGTGTCGTCGTCAGTGTCGAGGATGTCGCCGAGGCGGCGGTCGTCGGCGTCGATCACTCGACACGGGAGACGTCAATATATGCCTACGTCAGCCCGGTGGCACAGCACGCTGGCGATGATGCACTCCATGAGGCGGTGATCGCCGCCGTTGAGAAGACGATCGGGCCAGTAGCCAGTCCCGAGCGAGTCATCTTCACGCCTGAACTTCCGAAGACACGCTCGGGGAAGATCATGCGTCGGTTATTGGAATCGGTTGCCAACGATGAGGACTACGGCGATATCAGCGCGCTGCGCAACCCCGAAGTCGTCGGCGAACTGGATTCGGACGGGGATAGAGTTTCGGACAAGTAG